A region of Jannaschia sp. W003 DNA encodes the following proteins:
- a CDS encoding arylesterase: MARGATYGVCLVALKAGAAAAEPVRVLALGDSLTAGYGLAQGEGFVPALQAWLEREGVDAVVENAGVSGDTTAGGLARVDWSLASEPDAAIVALGGNDLLRGIDPASSRANLDGILTKLDAAGVEALLVGLEAPGNFGPDYKAAFDAMYPEVAEAHGALHEASFLGPLVAELTPAEARARYMQPDGIHPNAEGVQVIVEALGPRVAELVARVE; encoded by the coding sequence ATGGCGCGTGGGGCCACATATGGGGTCTGCCTCGTGGCCCTCAAGGCGGGAGCGGCCGCCGCCGAGCCGGTTCGGGTGCTCGCCCTGGGCGACAGCCTGACCGCCGGCTACGGGCTCGCCCAAGGCGAGGGCTTCGTGCCCGCCTTGCAGGCATGGCTGGAACGCGAGGGCGTGGACGCCGTGGTCGAGAACGCGGGCGTCTCGGGCGACACCACCGCCGGGGGCCTCGCGCGCGTCGACTGGTCGCTGGCCTCGGAGCCCGATGCCGCGATCGTGGCGCTGGGGGGCAACGACCTCCTGCGGGGGATCGACCCCGCATCGAGCCGCGCGAACTTGGACGGCATCCTCACGAAGCTCGACGCCGCGGGCGTCGAGGCGCTGCTGGTCGGGCTGGAGGCGCCGGGCAACTTCGGCCCCGACTACAAGGCGGCGTTCGATGCGATGTACCCGGAGGTCGCCGAGGCGCACGGGGCGCTGCACGAGGCGAGCTTCCTCGGGCCGCTCGTGGCCGAGCTGACGCCCGCCGAGGCGCGGGCGCGCTACATGCAGCCCGACGGCATCCATCCCAACGCCGAGGGCGTGCAGGTGATCGTCGAGGCGCTGGGCCCGCGCGTGGCGGAGCTGGTCGCGCGGGTGGAGTAG
- the glpK gene encoding glycerol kinase GlpK encodes MTHILAIDQGTTSSRAIVFDASLRIVATAQEEFPQHFPDSGWVEHDPEDLWRTTVATMKAAVEKAGIDARDIAAIGITNQRETTVVWDRETGKAAHNAIVWQDRRTAEYCRAMKEAGHEAMVTERTGLLLDPYFSATKLRWILENGARARADRLLFGTVDSYLIWRLTGGAVHATDATNACRTMLYDIHEGRWSEDVCRLLDVPMHMLPEVRDSAADFGTTDVLGPSIPILGVAGDQQAATVGQACFRPGMLKSTYGTGCFALLNVGDAPVASSNRLLSTIAYQLDGKPTYALEGSIFVAGAVVQWLRDGLGVIGSASEAGTLAERADPNQRVTLVPAFTGLGAPHWEPDARGAIFGLTRGTGPAELARAALESVAWQTRDLLEAMRADVASLGDTVLRVDGGMTASDWTMQFLADALGAPVDRPEVTETTALGAAWLAGMRAGVCPDMEAFAAQWAVERRFEPVMGEEERASRYAVWGDAVGRTIR; translated from the coding sequence ATGACCCACATCCTCGCCATCGACCAAGGCACCACCTCCAGCCGGGCGATCGTATTCGACGCCTCGCTGCGGATCGTGGCGACCGCGCAGGAGGAGTTCCCCCAGCACTTCCCCGACTCGGGCTGGGTCGAGCACGACCCCGAGGACCTCTGGCGCACGACCGTGGCCACGATGAAGGCCGCCGTCGAGAAGGCCGGGATCGACGCCCGCGACATCGCCGCCATCGGCATCACCAACCAGCGCGAGACCACCGTCGTCTGGGACCGCGAGACCGGGAAGGCGGCGCACAACGCCATCGTCTGGCAGGACCGGCGGACGGCCGAGTACTGCCGCGCGATGAAGGAGGCCGGCCACGAGGCGATGGTGACCGAGCGCACTGGCCTCCTGCTCGACCCCTACTTCTCGGCCACCAAGCTGCGCTGGATCCTCGAGAACGGCGCGCGGGCGCGGGCCGATCGGCTGCTGTTCGGCACCGTCGACTCCTACCTGATCTGGCGGCTCACCGGGGGCGCGGTCCACGCGACCGACGCCACGAACGCCTGCCGCACCATGCTCTACGACATCCACGAGGGGCGCTGGTCCGAGGACGTCTGCCGCCTCTTGGACGTGCCGATGCACATGCTGCCCGAGGTGCGCGACAGCGCCGCCGACTTCGGCACCACGGACGTGCTCGGGCCGTCCATCCCCATCCTCGGCGTCGCGGGCGACCAGCAGGCGGCCACGGTGGGGCAGGCGTGCTTCCGGCCCGGCATGCTGAAGTCGACCTACGGCACCGGGTGCTTCGCGCTGCTGAACGTCGGCGACGCGCCGGTGGCGTCCTCGAACCGGCTGCTGTCCACCATAGCCTACCAGTTGGACGGCAAACCCACCTACGCCCTGGAGGGCTCGATCTTCGTGGCCGGCGCCGTGGTCCAGTGGCTGCGCGACGGGCTGGGGGTGATCGGCTCGGCCTCCGAGGCGGGCACGCTGGCGGAGCGCGCCGACCCGAACCAGCGCGTGACGCTCGTGCCCGCCTTCACCGGCCTCGGCGCCCCGCACTGGGAGCCGGACGCCCGCGGCGCGATCTTCGGCCTGACCCGCGGCACCGGCCCCGCCGAGCTGGCCCGCGCGGCCCTAGAGAGCGTGGCGTGGCAGACGCGCGACCTGCTGGAGGCCATGCGCGCCGACGTCGCGAGTCTGGGCGACACCGTGCTGCGGGTGGACGGGGGTATGACCGCCTCGGACTGGACGATGCAGTTCCTCGCCGATGCGCTGGGCGCGCCCGTGGACCGGCCCGAGGTCACCGAGACCACGGCACTCGGGGCCGCGTGGCTGGCGGGCATGCGGGCGGGCGTGTGCCCGGACATGGAGGCCTTCGCCGCGCAGTGGGCGGTGGAGCGGCGGTTCGAGCCGGTGATGGGGGAGGAGGAGCGGGCGTCCCGTTACGCGGTGTGGGGGGACGCGGTGGGGCGGACCATCCGATAA